One window of the bacterium genome contains the following:
- a CDS encoding aminodeoxychorismate/anthranilate synthase component II, translated as MILMIDNYDSFTYNLVQYLGELGGTVKVVRNDEIDLPGIARLKPERIVVSPGPCTPKEAGISVSAIKTFAGRLPILGVCLGHQAIAEAFGGKVVRAQRLMHGKTSQVKHDGKGVFAGVKNPFTATRYHSLIVSPDKFPRTLLVTARTAEKEIMGIRHKSLPTVGVQFHPESILTGAGKQILKNFLKMKTPK; from the coding sequence TATGATTCCTTTACCTATAATCTTGTTCAATATTTAGGTGAATTGGGAGGGACGGTTAAGGTGGTTCGCAATGATGAAATTGATCTTCCCGGGATTGCCCGACTCAAGCCGGAGCGAATTGTTGTCTCGCCCGGTCCTTGTACTCCCAAAGAGGCGGGGATTTCAGTCAGTGCAATCAAGACCTTTGCCGGCCGTCTCCCGATTTTAGGTGTCTGTCTGGGGCATCAGGCAATTGCAGAGGCATTTGGCGGGAAGGTTGTACGCGCCCAACGGCTGATGCATGGTAAAACCTCACAGGTAAAGCATGACGGCAAAGGTGTTTTTGCCGGTGTGAAAAATCCCTTTACCGCGACGCGATATCATTCGTTGATCGTTTCACCGGACAAATTTCCCAGGACATTACTGGTCACAGCCCGGACCGCAGAAAAAGAAATTATGGGTATCCGGCATAAAAGTTTGCCGACGGTGGGTGTGCAGTTTCATCCGGAATCCATTCTTACCGGCGCAGGAAAACAAATTTTAAAGAATTTTTTAAAAATGAAAACGCCAAAATAA